From Stenotrophomonas nitritireducens, the proteins below share one genomic window:
- the yccS gene encoding YccS family putative transporter, with the protein MRRLDRHLGQLWAHEKASYGLRVFIALTAAIAYGWYDGHIEAIPGLFLGIIASAIAETDDNWWGRTKSVLLSLLCFAAAAAAVIVLFPHPLPFIASLALAALGLTLLGALGERYASIGQATVTLAIYAMIALDQHHNVNQQQALREVLPLLVGAAWYGLLSILWTAMFANRPVRERLARLFFELGHYLQLKADLFEPVRHGNLQARRLALAEQNVRVVQALNIAKTAILSRFGRSGRPGVQSGLYLRLYYMAQDFHERASSSHYPYEALAEAFFHSDVLYRCRRLLSLQGKACQSLGQAIRLRQPFDYGERTRIAGQDLQSSLQYLREQRNPQWTRLLGSLQLLAANLTNIERQLSEAALADTPLEGIDTRLRDSSPHTLREMGTRLRQALTPGSLLFRHGVRIALALIAGYVLLKLVHPENGYWILLTIVFVCRPHFGATRLRLVQRIAGTLLGLGVTWALMQLFPGTGLQLLLALAAALLFFITRTDRYLLATAAITVMALLCFNLIGNGFVLIWPRFLDTLIGCAIAAIASLLILPDWEGRRLHKVMAQVIASSTAYLDAVLGQYRSGMRDDLPYRIARRDMHNADVALSVALSNMLREPGYARGNLDAGFRFLGLSNTLLGYLSALGAHRAQADAVNEDALVASGHRQLQQSLTALAQALATRQPAQPQEDEIALADALEQMSDEIDDKSRLVRTQLALMLRLLPKLRAAAEEAMLPASAGAAATAR; encoded by the coding sequence ATGCGCCGCCTCGACCGTCACTTGGGCCAGCTCTGGGCCCACGAAAAAGCCAGCTATGGGCTGCGGGTGTTCATCGCACTCACTGCCGCCATCGCCTATGGCTGGTACGACGGCCACATCGAAGCCATCCCCGGCCTGTTCCTGGGCATCATCGCCAGCGCCATCGCCGAGACCGATGACAACTGGTGGGGTCGCACCAAATCGGTGCTGCTGTCGCTGCTGTGTTTTGCCGCCGCCGCGGCGGCAGTCATCGTGCTGTTCCCGCACCCCCTGCCGTTCATCGCCAGCCTGGCACTGGCCGCATTAGGCCTGACCCTGCTCGGCGCATTGGGCGAACGCTACGCCTCCATCGGCCAGGCCACGGTGACCTTGGCGATCTACGCGATGATCGCGCTGGACCAGCACCACAACGTCAACCAGCAGCAGGCACTGCGCGAAGTGTTGCCGTTGCTGGTCGGCGCGGCCTGGTACGGGTTGTTGTCGATCCTGTGGACGGCGATGTTCGCCAACCGCCCGGTGCGCGAGCGGCTGGCGCGGCTGTTCTTCGAACTCGGCCACTACCTGCAGCTCAAGGCCGATCTGTTCGAACCGGTGCGACATGGCAACCTGCAGGCGCGGCGGCTGGCCCTGGCCGAGCAGAACGTGCGCGTGGTGCAGGCGCTGAACATCGCCAAGACTGCCATCCTCAGCCGTTTTGGCCGCTCCGGCCGGCCCGGCGTGCAGTCTGGCCTGTACCTGCGCCTGTATTACATGGCGCAGGATTTCCACGAACGCGCCAGCTCCTCGCACTACCCTTACGAAGCACTGGCCGAGGCCTTCTTCCACAGCGACGTGCTGTACCGCTGCCGGCGCCTGCTGTCCCTGCAAGGCAAGGCCTGCCAGAGCCTGGGCCAGGCCATCCGGCTGCGCCAACCCTTCGACTACGGCGAGCGCACCCGCATCGCCGGCCAGGACCTGCAGTCTTCGCTGCAGTACCTGCGCGAGCAGCGCAACCCGCAATGGACGCGCCTGCTCGGTTCGCTGCAGCTGTTGGCCGCCAACCTGACCAACATCGAGCGGCAGCTGTCCGAAGCCGCCCTGGCTGATACACCACTGGAAGGCATCGACACCCGTCTGCGCGATTCCTCACCGCACACCCTGCGCGAGATGGGCACACGCCTGCGCCAGGCGCTGACGCCTGGCTCGCTGCTGTTCCGCCACGGCGTACGCATCGCGCTGGCGCTGATTGCCGGCTATGTATTGCTGAAGCTGGTGCACCCGGAAAACGGCTACTGGATCCTGCTGACCATCGTCTTCGTCTGCCGCCCGCATTTCGGCGCAACCCGCCTGCGGCTGGTGCAGCGTATTGCCGGCACCCTGCTCGGCCTGGGCGTGACCTGGGCACTGATGCAGCTGTTCCCCGGCACCGGCCTGCAGTTGTTGCTGGCGTTGGCGGCGGCGCTGCTGTTCTTCATCACGCGCACCGACCGCTACCTGCTGGCGACGGCAGCGATCACGGTGATGGCACTGCTGTGCTTCAACCTGATCGGCAACGGCTTCGTGCTGATCTGGCCGCGCTTCCTGGATACCCTGATCGGCTGCGCCATCGCCGCCATCGCCTCGCTGCTGATCCTGCCGGACTGGGAAGGCCGGCGCCTGCACAAGGTGATGGCGCAGGTGATCGCCAGCAGCACCGCCTATCTTGATGCGGTGCTCGGCCAGTACCGCAGCGGCATGCGCGACGATCTGCCCTACCGCATCGCCCGTCGTGACATGCACAACGCCGACGTGGCGCTGTCGGTGGCCTTGTCGAACATGCTGCGCGAACCAGGTTATGCGCGCGGCAACCTGGACGCGGGCTTCCGCTTCCTGGGCTTGTCGAACACCTTGCTGGGCTATCTGTCAGCCTTGGGTGCTCACCGCGCGCAGGCCGATGCGGTCAATGAAGATGCACTGGTCGCCAGCGGCCACCGGCAACTGCAGCAATCGCTGACCGCCTTGGCGCAAGCCCTGGCCACGCGCCAGCCTGCCCAACCGCAGGAAGATGAGATCGCCCTGGCCGATGCGCTGGAGCAGATGTCCGATGAGATTGACGACAAGTCGCGGCTGGTGCGCACCCAGCTGGCACTGATGCTGCGCCTGTTGCCGAAGCTGCGCGCGGCTGCGGAAGAGGCGATGTTGCCAGCGTCGGCGGGAGCCGCAGCAACAGCGCGTTGA
- a CDS encoding MFS transporter: MNTPASPSAHRPLSQAQVLLLALATGLIVAGNYYAQPLLQILADAFHIGAEQAGWVVTVAQLAYAAGLLLIVPLGDRLERRRLIVGLFVLAAVGLAISASATHFVQLLVGTALSGLSAVAAQVIVAHAAGLAAPEHRGRVVGTIMAGLLLGILLARTASGLLAGFGSWHTIYWVACVALLVLAVVLARMLPAHQPSARMSYPRLIGSVLLLLRDEPLLRRRSLLGALLFAGFSVFWTPLAFLLSGPAYGYSIAAIGLFGLIGAAGALAASSGGKLTDRGHGRAVAVGGLLMMLLSWLLLGFAPVSLAALIIGVVLLDIAVQAVHINNQSVIYQLDEGARSRITSAYMTCYFIGGASGSVASTMAWTRHGWNGVCVLGGVLALIGLLVYFLPVRKPAGKPVGAA, from the coding sequence ATGAATACCCCCGCATCCCCGTCCGCCCACCGTCCCCTGAGCCAGGCGCAGGTCCTGCTGCTGGCGCTGGCCACCGGCCTGATCGTGGCCGGCAACTACTACGCCCAGCCGCTGCTGCAGATCCTGGCCGACGCGTTCCATATCGGTGCCGAGCAGGCTGGCTGGGTGGTGACCGTCGCGCAGCTAGCCTATGCCGCCGGCCTGCTGCTGATCGTGCCGCTGGGCGACCGGCTGGAGCGCCGCCGTCTGATCGTTGGCTTGTTCGTGCTGGCGGCGGTGGGGCTGGCGATCAGCGCCAGTGCAACGCACTTCGTGCAACTGCTTGTGGGCACCGCCTTGTCCGGGCTCAGCGCGGTGGCCGCGCAGGTGATCGTGGCGCATGCGGCAGGCCTGGCCGCGCCGGAGCATCGCGGGCGGGTGGTCGGCACCATCATGGCCGGGTTGCTGCTGGGCATTCTGCTCGCGCGTACGGCCTCTGGTCTGCTGGCCGGGTTTGGCTCCTGGCACACCATCTATTGGGTGGCGTGCGTGGCGCTGCTGGTGCTGGCGGTGGTGTTGGCGCGGATGCTGCCGGCGCATCAACCCAGTGCGCGGATGTCGTATCCACGGTTGATCGGATCGGTGCTGCTGTTGTTGCGTGATGAGCCGCTGCTGCGCCGGCGTTCCTTGCTGGGTGCGTTGTTGTTTGCCGGTTTCAGCGTGTTCTGGACGCCGCTGGCGTTCCTGTTGTCGGGCCCGGCGTATGGCTATTCGATTGCCGCGATCGGTCTGTTTGGCCTGATCGGCGCGGCCGGTGCATTGGCCGCCAGCAGTGGTGGCAAGTTGACCGATCGCGGCCATGGCCGCGCGGTAGCGGTAGGCGGTCTGCTGATGATGCTGCTGTCGTGGCTGTTGCTGGGTTTCGCGCCGGTGTCGCTGGCGGCGCTGATCATTGGCGTGGTGTTGCTGGACATTGCCGTGCAGGCGGTCCACATCAACAACCAGAGCGTGATCTATCAGTTGGACGAGGGCGCGCGCAGCCGCATCACCTCGGCCTATATGACCTGCTATTTCATCGGTGGCGCCAGCGGTTCGGTTGCCAGCACGATGGCCTGGACGCGGCATGGCTGGAATGGTGTCTGCGTGCTGGGTGGCGTATTGGCACTGATCGGCCTGCTGGTGTATTTCCTGCCGGTCCGCAAGCCGGCGGGCAAGCCTGTGGGAGCGGCGTGA
- a CDS encoding DUF2752 domain-containing protein: MPLAAIAGISVGAVAVLGRIDPNVPGNPLPPCPFYALTGLWCPGCGSTRCLHALVHLDLPQALAMNPLLVVSIIPVLVMALHGAGLLPAKLSWLVRLFARPIPWLVLIVSYWLLRNLPWYPFNLLAPG, from the coding sequence ATGCCCCTGGCCGCGATTGCCGGCATCAGCGTGGGCGCGGTGGCGGTACTGGGCCGGATCGACCCGAATGTTCCGGGTAACCCGCTCCCGCCCTGCCCCTTCTATGCCTTGACCGGACTCTGGTGCCCGGGCTGCGGCAGCACCCGCTGCCTGCATGCGCTGGTGCACCTGGATCTGCCCCAGGCACTGGCGATGAACCCGCTGCTGGTGGTCTCGATCATCCCCGTGCTGGTCATGGCGCTGCACGGGGCCGGGCTATTGCCGGCAAAGCTGAGTTGGCTGGTACGGCTGTTCGCACGGCCGATCCCGTGGCTGGTGCTGATCGTTTCCTATTGGTTGCTGCGCAACCTGCCCTGGTACCCGTTCAACCTGCTGGCACCGGGCTGA
- a CDS encoding MFS transporter, translating to MSGHNQFALLKQRRFLPFFIVQALGAFNDNIYRQAIIGLLFYLGVSSEERTLYTNLAPALFILPYFLFSALAGQIAEKLEKQKLIVITTTMEIVVMSLAAVGFLTQNMPVLLIALFCTGLQSTLFGPVKYSVLPSILKPEELTGGNGLVEMGTSISILTGMIAGGMIFALAGAYGPIVAAVAIIALALIGNFTARMIPRVDAGAPELKINWNPISESLVVLRLAKKQKAVRNAILGVSWFWFFGTVLTSQLPTYAVVNLGGDEVLYIFALALFSLGTGVGSLLCEKLSGRIVEIGLVPLGAFGMSAFLLDLYFARTGAVAAAGLDVAGFIQQTGSWRIIIDLLGIGLFTGFFVVPLFALIQSRTPKSEMSRVFAALNIQNSGFIVLAAVLGLLTQSLLKWSIPQLFLALAIANIVVAVYIFSIVPEFLMRFLSWVMVRSLYRLRVKGVEENVPDEGAALIVCNHVSYMDALILSAVIPRPARFVMYYKIFNIPVMRWIFTTAKAIPIASPREDAALMQRAFDEVDAALADGELVCIFPEGALTKDGEIAAFKSGVEKILARRPVPVVPMALKGMWASMWSRRDTRLGRMRVPRRFRAHINVVAGPPVEGRATDAAKLEDLVRKLRGDEA from the coding sequence ATGTCCGGCCATAACCAGTTCGCCCTGCTCAAGCAGCGCCGCTTCCTTCCGTTCTTCATCGTCCAGGCGCTGGGCGCGTTCAACGACAACATCTACCGTCAGGCAATCATCGGGCTGCTGTTCTACCTGGGCGTCAGCAGCGAGGAACGCACGCTGTACACCAACCTGGCGCCGGCGCTGTTCATCCTGCCCTACTTCCTGTTCTCCGCCCTGGCCGGGCAGATCGCCGAAAAACTCGAGAAGCAGAAGCTCATCGTGATCACCACCACCATGGAGATCGTGGTGATGTCGCTGGCCGCAGTAGGCTTCCTCACCCAGAACATGCCGGTCCTGCTGATCGCACTGTTCTGCACCGGCCTGCAGTCCACCTTGTTCGGCCCGGTCAAATACTCGGTGCTGCCGTCCATCCTCAAGCCTGAGGAACTGACCGGCGGCAACGGCCTGGTGGAAATGGGCACCTCCATTTCCATCCTCACCGGCATGATCGCCGGCGGCATGATCTTCGCCCTGGCCGGTGCCTACGGCCCGATCGTGGCCGCTGTCGCCATCATCGCGCTGGCCCTGATCGGCAACTTCACCGCACGCATGATTCCGCGCGTGGATGCCGGTGCGCCGGAGCTGAAGATCAACTGGAACCCGATCAGCGAATCGCTGGTGGTGCTGCGCCTGGCCAAGAAGCAGAAGGCCGTGCGCAACGCGATTCTGGGTGTGTCGTGGTTCTGGTTCTTCGGCACCGTCCTGACCTCGCAGCTGCCCACCTATGCGGTGGTGAACCTCGGCGGCGACGAGGTGCTGTACATCTTCGCGCTGGCACTGTTCTCGCTGGGCACCGGGGTCGGCTCGCTGCTATGCGAGAAGCTGTCCGGGCGCATCGTCGAGATCGGCCTGGTGCCGTTGGGCGCGTTCGGCATGAGCGCGTTCCTGCTGGATCTGTATTTCGCGCGTACCGGCGCGGTGGCCGCCGCTGGCCTGGATGTGGCCGGCTTCATCCAGCAGACGGGCAGCTGGCGCATCATCATCGACCTGCTCGGCATCGGCCTGTTCACCGGTTTCTTCGTGGTGCCGCTGTTCGCGCTGATCCAGAGCCGCACGCCGAAGTCGGAGATGTCGCGCGTGTTCGCCGCGCTCAACATCCAGAACTCGGGCTTCATCGTATTGGCGGCGGTGCTCGGCCTGCTCACCCAGAGCCTGCTCAAGTGGAGCATCCCGCAGCTGTTCCTGGCACTGGCCATCGCCAACATCGTGGTCGCGGTCTACATCTTCAGCATCGTGCCCGAGTTTCTGATGCGCTTCCTCAGCTGGGTGATGGTGCGCTCGCTGTACCGGCTGCGGGTCAAGGGCGTGGAGGAAAATGTGCCGGACGAGGGCGCGGCGCTGATCGTCTGCAACCACGTCAGCTACATGGACGCGCTGATCCTGTCGGCGGTGATCCCGCGCCCGGCGCGCTTCGTCATGTACTACAAGATCTTCAACATCCCGGTGATGCGCTGGATCTTCACGACCGCCAAGGCCATCCCCATCGCCAGCCCCAGGGAGGACGCCGCGCTGATGCAGCGGGCCTTCGACGAGGTGGACGCGGCGCTGGCTGACGGCGAGCTGGTCTGCATCTTTCCGGAAGGCGCCTTGACCAAGGATGGCGAAATAGCCGCCTTCAAATCCGGCGTGGAGAAGATCCTGGCGCGGCGGCCGGTGCCGGTGGTACCGATGGCCCTGAAGGGCATGTGGGCCAGCATGTGGAGCCGGCGCGATACCCGGCTGGGGCGGATGCGCGTGCCGCGGCGCTTCCGCGCGCACATCAACGTGGTGGCCGGGCCGCCGGTGGAGGGGCGCGCCACCGATGCCGCCAAGCTGGAAGATCTGGTCCGCAAGCTGCGCGGGGATGAGGCTTGA
- the ampE gene encoding regulatory signaling modulator protein AmpE codes for MFTTLVAVIAALVLGHLAPALLATVRDWRWFGRYLGWWHAQLGESAGHYAVLVAILPCVLLMGLLQWALDGRLFGLPALLFGIVVLALCWGPRDLDRDVEAVIDAEDGPAAALAVSRLQSAGGSLREDAPGLVEATVINALRRWFAPLFWFLLLGPAGVLLYRLLAQASQGAQSALLSSDERRAGDGLLAVLEWPVAQLMTLSMALVGNFDTVFSAWRRAAGNRWALQLGFLAEAARASVGAELVEEAEAARLQGLVPADERYPELRDAMSLVWRMLLLWMAVLALLVIAGWVG; via the coding sequence ATGTTCACAACCTTGGTAGCGGTCATCGCAGCACTGGTACTTGGCCATCTGGCGCCCGCGCTGCTGGCCACAGTGCGCGACTGGCGTTGGTTCGGGCGTTACCTGGGCTGGTGGCACGCGCAGTTGGGCGAATCGGCCGGGCACTATGCCGTGCTGGTGGCGATCCTGCCCTGCGTGCTGCTGATGGGCCTGCTGCAATGGGCTCTGGATGGGCGATTGTTCGGGTTGCCCGCGCTGTTGTTCGGCATCGTGGTGCTGGCCTTGTGCTGGGGCCCGCGTGACCTGGACCGTGACGTCGAAGCGGTGATCGATGCCGAGGACGGGCCCGCCGCCGCGCTGGCCGTGTCCCGGCTGCAGTCGGCCGGCGGCAGCCTGCGCGAGGACGCGCCGGGTCTGGTCGAAGCAACCGTGATCAACGCACTGCGGCGCTGGTTTGCGCCGCTGTTCTGGTTCCTGTTGCTGGGCCCGGCCGGTGTGCTGCTGTACCGGCTGTTGGCGCAGGCGTCGCAGGGCGCGCAATCGGCGCTGCTGTCCAGTGACGAGCGGCGGGCGGGGGATGGGCTGCTGGCGGTGCTGGAATGGCCGGTGGCACAGCTGATGACGCTGTCGATGGCGCTGGTGGGCAATTTCGATACGGTGTTTTCGGCCTGGCGCCGCGCCGCGGGTAATCGCTGGGCGCTGCAGCTGGGCTTTCTGGCCGAGGCCGCGCGTGCCAGCGTCGGTGCCGAACTGGTCGAAGAAGCCGAAGCGGCGCGCCTGCAGGGGCTGGTGCCGGCGGACGAACGCTACCCGGAACTGCGCGATGCGATGAGCCTGGTCTGGCGCATGTTGCTGCTGTGGATGGCGGTGCTGGCGCTGCTGGTGATTGCTGGCTGGGTAGGCTGA
- a CDS encoding CD225/dispanin family protein, producing MNTSSPAVSNNLVWAILSTLFCCIPLGIVSIVQAAKVNGLLAAGDIAGAREAADKAKKWAIYAAVAGIVVFVVYIVLVMVLGVGGAMTGASSY from the coding sequence GTGAATACAAGCAGTCCCGCCGTATCCAACAACCTCGTCTGGGCCATCCTGTCCACCCTGTTCTGCTGCATACCGCTGGGCATTGTCTCCATCGTCCAGGCAGCAAAGGTCAACGGTCTGCTGGCTGCTGGTGATATCGCCGGCGCCCGCGAAGCGGCCGACAAGGCCAAGAAGTGGGCCATCTACGCCGCCGTTGCCGGCATCGTCGTCTTCGTTGTGTACATCGTGCTGGTCATGGTGCTCGGTGTGGGCGGCGCAATGACTGGCGCCTCCAGCTACTGA
- a CDS encoding aldo/keto reductase produces the protein MKTRVLGRDGPVVSALGLGCMGMSAFYGGRGDDAASIAVIHRALERGVTLLDTADMYGPHTNEVLVGKAIADRRGQVFLATKFGVRLDARDAQARGVDGRPEYVQAACEASLQRLGVDHIDLYYQHRVDPQVPIEDTVGAMARLVEQGKVRYLGLSEAAPQTIRRAHAVHPITALQTEYSLWSREPEQNDVLATVRELGIGFVPYSPLGRGFLTGAIRSPADFEDGDYRRHSPRFQGENFARNLVLVEQVNAIAADKGVSPGQLALAWVLAQGDDLVPIPGTKRLAYLEENLGALDVVLNADDLARIDAVFPVDAAAGLRYPAASIGSVHR, from the coding sequence ATGAAAACCCGAGTGCTTGGCCGTGATGGCCCGGTTGTTTCCGCGTTGGGCCTGGGCTGCATGGGCATGAGCGCGTTCTACGGTGGCCGTGGCGATGATGCCGCCTCGATTGCGGTGATCCACCGCGCGCTGGAGCGGGGCGTGACCCTGCTCGACACCGCCGACATGTATGGCCCGCATACCAACGAGGTGCTGGTGGGCAAGGCCATCGCCGACCGTCGCGGGCAGGTATTCCTGGCCACCAAGTTCGGCGTGCGGCTGGATGCCCGCGATGCGCAGGCGCGTGGTGTGGATGGCCGTCCCGAATATGTGCAGGCGGCCTGCGAGGCCAGCCTGCAGCGGCTGGGCGTGGATCATATTGACCTGTACTACCAGCACCGCGTTGATCCGCAGGTGCCGATCGAAGATACCGTTGGTGCGATGGCGCGGCTGGTCGAGCAGGGCAAGGTGCGCTATCTGGGCCTGTCCGAGGCCGCGCCGCAGACCATCCGCCGCGCCCATGCGGTGCACCCGATCACCGCGCTGCAGACCGAGTATTCGCTGTGGTCACGCGAGCCTGAGCAGAACGATGTGCTGGCGACGGTGCGCGAACTGGGTATCGGTTTCGTACCGTACTCGCCGTTGGGTCGTGGTTTCCTGACCGGTGCGATTCGCAGTCCTGCCGACTTCGAAGATGGTGATTACCGCCGCCATTCGCCGCGCTTCCAGGGCGAGAACTTCGCACGCAACCTGGTTCTGGTGGAGCAGGTCAATGCGATTGCCGCCGACAAGGGCGTCAGCCCGGGGCAGTTGGCACTGGCATGGGTGTTGGCGCAGGGCGATGACCTGGTGCCGATCCCGGGCACCAAGCGTTTGGCGTACCTGGAGGAAAATCTGGGTGCGCTGGATGTGGTGCTCAACGCCGATGACCTGGCGCGGATTGATGCGGTGTTCCCGGTGGATGCGGCGGCCGGCCTGCGTTACCCGGCGGCAAGCATTGGCAGCGTGCATCGCTAG
- the nudC gene encoding NAD(+) diphosphatase, whose amino-acid sequence MLNSESRFAGHAFVGAPLDRADGVRGDADALAALWPNAQVLILDADGTAFADDQGGPALFTGSALGGGPGVAIFLGLREGRAWFVAEAATLTVQAPQRMDLRQAAVNWPAEVADVFCYARGMSYWHSRNRFCGVCGSAVRFGRSGFIGHCDQCRTEHYPRVDPAVIVAVENNGRLLLGRQSNWIARRYSVLAGFVEPGETFEQTVAREVFEEARVRVTQAHYLGTQPWPFPGALMVGFRASAHDDVPTVDGELEDARWFSVEEVGAALQRDTDDDGQGILLPQRLSIARTLIEHWYQSQRP is encoded by the coding sequence ATGCTGAATTCTGAATCCCGTTTTGCCGGGCACGCCTTTGTCGGCGCGCCGCTGGACCGTGCCGATGGCGTGCGTGGTGATGCCGATGCGCTGGCGGCCTTGTGGCCGAATGCACAGGTCCTGATATTGGATGCCGATGGCACCGCGTTCGCCGATGATCAGGGCGGGCCGGCGCTGTTCACTGGCAGCGCGCTGGGCGGTGGCCCAGGTGTGGCGATCTTTCTCGGGCTGCGTGAGGGCCGGGCCTGGTTCGTGGCCGAGGCGGCAACGCTGACGGTGCAGGCGCCGCAGCGCATGGATCTGCGCCAGGCAGCGGTGAACTGGCCCGCCGAGGTGGCCGACGTGTTCTGCTATGCGCGCGGCATGTCGTACTGGCATTCGCGCAACCGGTTCTGCGGGGTGTGTGGCTCGGCGGTGCGTTTTGGCCGTTCCGGTTTCATTGGCCATTGCGACCAATGCCGTACCGAGCATTACCCGCGCGTGGACCCGGCGGTGATCGTCGCCGTCGAGAACAACGGCCGGCTGCTGCTGGGCCGGCAGAGCAACTGGATCGCGCGCCGCTATTCGGTACTGGCCGGGTTTGTCGAGCCGGGTGAGACCTTTGAACAGACCGTCGCCCGCGAGGTATTCGAGGAAGCGCGGGTGCGGGTGACCCAGGCCCACTATCTGGGCACCCAGCCCTGGCCCTTCCCGGGTGCATTGATGGTCGGCTTCCGGGCCAGCGCGCACGATGATGTGCCGACTGTGGACGGCGAGCTGGAGGACGCGCGCTGGTTCAGTGTCGAGGAAGTGGGCGCGGCCCTGCAACGTGACACCGACGATGACGGGCAGGGCATCCTGCTGCCACAGCGCTTGTCGATTGCACGCACCCTGATCGAGCACTGGTACCAGAGTCAGCGCCCGTGA
- a CDS encoding LysR family transcriptional regulator, with translation MFTLRQLEFAVAVAEEGGFTAAAARCHTVQSALSHQIARLEEAFGTRLFERSHRRVRPTAAGEVFLHNARLTLQAAARLHEEMALTLGTVRGRINIGQITSLNVVDVPALLAAFRAAHPAVEVHLKVGMSDVLLAELEDGRLDVALVGVGPQISLPPQHRLLHEEGLSLVMPIDHPLTQHRTIPLQALQGLPLAALVPGAGVRRMLDDALHERGIQAQLQYEVTHSELQQQLVAAGLAVAVVPDSMAARMQRTVVRPLVEDFHFRTCAVWRADPTPAARALLGLLPANQA, from the coding sequence ATGTTCACCCTGCGCCAGCTCGAATTTGCCGTCGCCGTGGCCGAGGAAGGCGGTTTCACCGCCGCCGCGGCGCGCTGCCACACCGTGCAGTCGGCGTTGAGCCACCAGATCGCGCGGCTCGAAGAGGCCTTTGGCACACGTCTGTTCGAACGCAGCCACCGGCGGGTGCGTCCCACCGCCGCCGGCGAGGTGTTCCTGCACAACGCCAGGCTCACCCTGCAGGCGGCGGCGCGCCTGCACGAAGAGATGGCACTGACCTTGGGCACGGTGCGCGGGCGCATCAACATCGGCCAGATCACCTCGCTCAACGTGGTCGACGTGCCGGCCCTGCTGGCGGCCTTCCGTGCCGCCCATCCGGCCGTGGAGGTGCATCTGAAGGTCGGCATGAGCGATGTGCTGCTGGCCGAGCTCGAGGACGGCCGGCTGGATGTGGCGTTGGTCGGCGTCGGCCCGCAGATAAGCCTGCCGCCCCAGCACCGCCTGCTGCACGAGGAAGGCCTCTCATTGGTGATGCCCATCGACCACCCGCTCACCCAGCACCGCACCATCCCGCTGCAGGCCTTGCAGGGCCTGCCGCTGGCGGCGCTGGTGCCCGGTGCCGGAGTGCGGCGCATGCTCGATGACGCGCTGCACGAACGCGGCATCCAGGCGCAGCTGCAATACGAGGTCACCCACAGCGAACTGCAGCAGCAGCTGGTCGCCGCCGGGCTGGCCGTGGCGGTGGTGCCCGACAGCATGGCCGCCCGCATGCAACGCACGGTGGTGCGGCCGCTGGTCGAGGACTTCCATTTCCGTACCTGTGCGGTGTGGCGGGCCGACCCCACGCCGGCAGCCCGCGCCCTGCTCGGGCTGCTGCCCGCAAACCAGGCTTGA